The following are from one region of the Cucurbita pepo subsp. pepo cultivar mu-cu-16 unplaced genomic scaffold, ASM280686v2 Cp4.1_scaffold001810, whole genome shotgun sequence genome:
- the LOC111786502 gene encoding uncharacterized protein LOC111786502 isoform X2, with protein sequence MVCENNVDIWRRAAFFEETGETYKRIISISLKPLEQFALNLGQGLEGAVDITSQLSPKDSHFNLYAWCARTVSMLTARSHAEDRFGVAQLSGSNATVMSTLLSCLLAVEVLMGKKTTIQSSHGLFGPASIKWATSSIGRVDASVGKRKSGPLHSKAYAIANVLRVSIYVVVSAFHNEMVNSAKSGVLEKDWITSEKPLYGTRELLLQKLHIFLDFQA encoded by the exons ATGGTTTGTGAGAACAATGTGGATATATGGAGGAGAGCTGCATTTTTTGAAGAAACAGGTGAGACATATAAGCGAATTATATCCATTTCCTTGAAGCCTTTGGAGCAATTTGCACTGAACTTAGGCCAAGGTTTGGAAGGTGCTGTGGACATTACCTCCCAACTATCGCCAAAGGACTCTCACTTCAAC TTGTATGCATGGTGTGCTCGAACAGTTTCTATGTTGACTGCACGCTCACATGCAGAAGATCGATTCGGTGTTGCTCAACTCTCTGGTAGTAATGCAACTGTTATGTCAACACTGTTGTCTTGCCTGCTTGCTGTTGAAGTGTTGATGGGTAAGAAAACGACTATACAGTCTTCACACGGTTTATTCGGCCCGGCTAGTATTAAATGGGCAACGTCAAGTATTGGAAGAGTAGATGCTTCGGTTGGTAAAAGGAAAAGTGGTCCGCTGCATTCGAAGGCATATGCTATTGCGAACGTATTGAGGGTGTCGATCTATGTCGTCGTTTCTGCATTCCATAACGAGATGGTGAATAGTGCCAAGTCCGGTGTTCTTGAGAAAGATTGGATCACTAGTGAAAAGCCCCTTTATGGTACTCGTGAGTTGCTTCTTCAGAAATTGCATATTTTCTTGGACTTTCAAGCTTAG
- the LOC111786502 gene encoding uncharacterized protein LOC111786502 isoform X1 — protein MVCENNVDIWRRAAFFEETGETYKRIISISLKPLEQFALNLGQGLEGAVDITSQLSPKDSHFNVKQFETLKNFQLYAWCARTVSMLTARSHAEDRFGVAQLSGSNATVMSTLLSCLLAVEVLMGKKTTIQSSHGLFGPASIKWATSSIGRVDASVGKRKSGPLHSKAYAIANVLRVSIYVVVSAFHNEMVNSAKSGVLEKDWITSEKPLYGTRELLLQKLHIFLDFQA, from the exons ATGGTTTGTGAGAACAATGTGGATATATGGAGGAGAGCTGCATTTTTTGAAGAAACAGGTGAGACATATAAGCGAATTATATCCATTTCCTTGAAGCCTTTGGAGCAATTTGCACTGAACTTAGGCCAAGGTTTGGAAGGTGCTGTGGACATTACCTCCCAACTATCGCCAAAGGACTCTCACTTCAACGTAAAACAATTCGAAACTCTTAAAAACTTTCAG TTGTATGCATGGTGTGCTCGAACAGTTTCTATGTTGACTGCACGCTCACATGCAGAAGATCGATTCGGTGTTGCTCAACTCTCTGGTAGTAATGCAACTGTTATGTCAACACTGTTGTCTTGCCTGCTTGCTGTTGAAGTGTTGATGGGTAAGAAAACGACTATACAGTCTTCACACGGTTTATTCGGCCCGGCTAGTATTAAATGGGCAACGTCAAGTATTGGAAGAGTAGATGCTTCGGTTGGTAAAAGGAAAAGTGGTCCGCTGCATTCGAAGGCATATGCTATTGCGAACGTATTGAGGGTGTCGATCTATGTCGTCGTTTCTGCATTCCATAACGAGATGGTGAATAGTGCCAAGTCCGGTGTTCTTGAGAAAGATTGGATCACTAGTGAAAAGCCCCTTTATGGTACTCGTGAGTTGCTTCTTCAGAAATTGCATATTTTCTTGGACTTTCAAGCTTAG